Proteins encoded together in one Lysinibacillus sp. FSL K6-0232 window:
- a CDS encoding amidohydrolase has protein sequence MDKLFALIDQNYDEMVRVRRHLHEHPELSFEEVETPAYIAAFHRELGHAVREHVGGRGVVAVLHGGKPGKTVALRADFDALAIQEENDVPYKSKVAGKMHACGHDGHTATLLGLAKALNAMKDEIAGNIVFIHQHAEEVAPGGAKPMIEDGCLDGVDAIFGTHLWAPTPLGEISVREGAIMAAADKVEITIHGKGGHGAEPHHSIDAITLASQFVVSAQQLISRRIDPLKSAVLTIGHFEAINPFNVIAERVVLAGTIRTFEDEVRTQIEQELEAVLHATCLAFGASYDYRYTRGYPPVYNHSKETAFVTQLASTVPGVEQVKICPPFMVGEDFAYYLEKVPGTFFITGAKKPEWETAFPHHHARFDFDERAMLIAAKTLGKATLIYLSNHE, from the coding sequence GTGGATAAACTCTTTGCATTAATTGATCAAAATTATGATGAGATGGTGAGGGTTCGCCGCCATTTACATGAACATCCTGAATTATCCTTTGAAGAGGTAGAAACACCTGCTTATATTGCTGCATTTCATAGAGAATTAGGTCATGCTGTGCGTGAGCATGTAGGTGGACGTGGGGTTGTAGCTGTATTGCATGGTGGGAAACCAGGAAAAACAGTGGCATTACGAGCTGATTTTGATGCATTAGCAATACAGGAAGAAAATGATGTGCCTTATAAGTCAAAGGTTGCTGGCAAAATGCATGCCTGTGGACATGATGGTCATACAGCAACATTACTAGGGCTAGCCAAGGCATTAAATGCAATGAAGGATGAAATTGCAGGAAATATAGTGTTTATTCATCAGCATGCGGAAGAGGTAGCACCAGGGGGAGCAAAGCCGATGATAGAGGATGGCTGCTTAGATGGTGTAGATGCTATTTTTGGCACACATTTATGGGCTCCTACGCCATTAGGAGAAATTTCCGTAAGGGAAGGAGCTATTATGGCTGCTGCTGATAAAGTGGAAATTACAATTCATGGAAAGGGCGGTCATGGTGCAGAGCCACACCATTCCATTGATGCTATTACTCTTGCATCACAATTTGTAGTGAGTGCACAGCAGCTTATTTCTCGACGTATTGACCCTTTAAAGTCGGCTGTATTAACAATTGGTCATTTTGAAGCTATTAATCCATTTAATGTGATTGCTGAACGTGTTGTTTTAGCAGGCACAATTCGCACTTTTGAGGATGAGGTGCGCACACAAATAGAACAGGAACTAGAGGCAGTATTGCATGCAACTTGCCTGGCATTTGGTGCAAGCTATGATTATCGTTATACAAGAGGGTATCCACCTGTTTATAATCATTCAAAGGAAACGGCGTTTGTCACACAGCTAGCATCCACTGTACCAGGCGTAGAGCAAGTGAAAATATGTCCACCGTTTATGGTAGGTGAAGATTTTGCTTATTATTTAGAAAAAGTGCCAGGCACATTTTTTATAACAGGGGCAAAAAAGCCAGAATGGGAAACGGCATTTCCTCATCATCATGCACGCTTTGACTTTGATGAACGTGCTATGCTTATAGCTGCTAAAACTTTAGGGAAAGCGACATTAATATACTTAAGTAATCATGAATAA
- the gerQ gene encoding spore coat protein GerQ — MMPYYWTPTTQQQMTPPPVTIPSGRPPGREESYIENILRLNRGKPATFHFSFENAVEQGKSTKTVRGVVEAAGRDHVIIRELKSNHRFLFPMIYFDFAEYDEEMAYFNQNPS, encoded by the coding sequence ATGATGCCTTATTATTGGACACCAACAACCCAACAGCAAATGACTCCTCCTCCGGTAACAATTCCTAGCGGGCGACCACCCGGCCGTGAGGAGTCCTATATAGAAAATATTTTACGATTGAATCGTGGTAAGCCTGCAACCTTCCATTTTTCCTTTGAAAATGCGGTGGAGCAAGGCAAAAGTACAAAAACGGTGCGTGGCGTAGTAGAAGCTGCTGGCCGAGATCATGTTATTATTCGTGAGCTTAAATCAAATCATCGCTTCCTATTCCCTATGATTTACTTTGACTTTGCGGAATATGATGAGGAAATGGCTTATTTTAATCAAAATCCATCTTAA
- a CDS encoding cell wall hydrolase: MKIAVIKTNDAQTALLARLMRAEAEGEGELGMLMVGNVGVNRVRGDCLDFGDIRTIEQMVYQRPGGFEATQKSYFYQRAREQDIRLAKRVIQGERFHPATRSLWFFMPAGECPAQWYGQWNTGRFKSHCFFSPTEQDCPQI; encoded by the coding sequence ATGAAAATCGCTGTTATTAAGACGAATGATGCACAAACAGCCCTATTAGCAAGGCTTATGCGAGCTGAAGCAGAAGGTGAAGGCGAGCTAGGTATGTTAATGGTCGGGAATGTTGGTGTAAATCGTGTACGGGGGGATTGTTTAGACTTCGGGGATATTCGAACAATTGAGCAGATGGTTTATCAGCGTCCAGGAGGCTTTGAAGCGACACAAAAAAGTTATTTTTATCAACGAGCGCGTGAACAAGATATACGTTTAGCAAAAAGGGTGATTCAAGGAGAACGATTCCATCCTGCCACTCGTTCCTTATGGTTCTTTATGCCAGCAGGTGAATGTCCTGCACAATGGTATGGGCAATGGAATACAGGCAGATTCAAATCTCATTGCTTTTTCTCGCCAACTGAACAAGATTGTCCTCAAATTTAA
- the hemQ gene encoding hydrogen peroxide-dependent heme synthase, with the protein MNEAAITLDGWYALHDFRSIDWASWKLVSAEERQAAVEEFIAYLEKLNEADIAKTGAHAFYAIVGQKADFMIMTLRETMDELQELEAEFNKLAIADFTIPTYSYVSVVELSNYLAGESNEDPYQNPHVRARLYPELPRAKYVCFYPMDKRRQGDDNWYMLSMDERKSLMRSHGMIGRGYAGKVKQIITGSVGFDDHEWGVTLFADDVLQFKKLVYEMRFDEVSARYGEFGEFFVGNLLDNDKLVKFLTV; encoded by the coding sequence ATGAATGAAGCAGCAATTACATTAGATGGTTGGTACGCTTTACATGATTTTCGCTCAATTGACTGGGCTTCATGGAAACTTGTTTCTGCGGAAGAACGTCAAGCAGCAGTAGAGGAATTTATTGCTTACTTAGAAAAATTGAACGAAGCTGATATTGCTAAAACAGGTGCTCACGCCTTTTATGCAATCGTTGGTCAAAAGGCTGACTTTATGATTATGACATTGCGTGAAACAATGGATGAATTACAGGAGCTTGAAGCAGAATTTAACAAATTAGCTATTGCTGATTTTACAATTCCTACATATTCATATGTATCTGTTGTGGAGCTTTCTAACTATTTAGCTGGCGAATCAAATGAAGACCCATACCAAAATCCGCATGTACGTGCTCGCCTATATCCTGAGCTTCCACGTGCGAAATATGTATGCTTCTACCCAATGGATAAACGTCGTCAAGGTGATGATAACTGGTATATGCTATCAATGGACGAGCGTAAATCATTAATGCGTTCTCACGGAATGATTGGCCGCGGCTATGCTGGTAAAGTAAAGCAAATTATTACTGGCTCTGTTGGCTTTGACGATCATGAATGGGGCGTAACATTATTTGCTGATGATGTTCTGCAATTCAAAAAACTAGTATATGAAATGCGCTTTGATGAAGTTTCCGCTCGCTATGGTGAGTTCGGTGAATTTTTCGTTGGTAACCTACTTGATAACGATAAATTGGTTAAATTCCTAACAGTTTAA